GGCAAGGTACAATAACGGATAAGGTATTTTTACCATTAGCGCTACCGACAGCACGACATGCGTTTGGATTATCAATCGCATTGGCTAATTGTTGATAGTGCCATGTCTGACCATAGGGAATTGTCGTTAATGTTTGCCATACACGCTCTTGAAATTGCGTGCCTTGAAACGATAAAGGTACAGAGAATTGTTTTCTATTGCCTGAAAAGTATTCAGCTAATTGTTCCTCACATTGCAGCAAGATAGCATGGTCTGGTTTGAATATAGCGTGATGTAAAGAGGGGATTGTATGGCTTTCAAACCAAACTGAAAGCAGTGCATTGTCGTTTGCTGTGATAGTCATTTGTCCTAATGGGCTATCAATGTGTTTGAAAAAGATATCCATATCGGCTTGCCAAATTCGAGGTGAGTGATGACTTTATTATGGGGAATATAAATCTGCAATTCAAACGTTGGTATTTAGATGTTAAAAATAACAAAGTAAAAGATAGAAAACGCTAACCTTGCATATAAAATAACAAGGTTAGCTGAACATTATTTATTATTTAACGTGTTGCTTTAAATAGTCTAATGCGCCTTTAATTGCAGCAACTTGCGCCATATTACATTCTTTTTCTGTCACGCGGGGGCTATCAGGATAGACTTCGGTCGTCGAGGTATACAATGCATCTGTTACGCTTGCACATAACCCTAATGCTTTTAATGGATAGTTAATTACACCTTCTTGGGTAATCGCTTCACCAATAATATTTCCGTTGTCATCAGGTGGTGCTATATGGGTAACGTGGCGTACTTCATCAATAATTGCAGTTTGGAAAGCATCTTGAGGGTTTTCGGTATCACCAACCACATAGAAGCCGTCAGGTACACTGTCTTCAATATATTCTTTACCGTCACGTGCTGCTAGTGCAGGACGAAACTCGGACTCGTCGGTATCTGTCGTTTCATGAAGATCAATATGCGCCAAAAATGATGTTTTTTGGTCTTGGACTAAGCGCATTAAAGCCGCTGATTCTTCTGCAGGGCTATTTGGAATGAATGAGCGGTTAGGATCAACAGCGTTAGGGTTCCAACGGTTGATGGTTTCATAACCCCAAGGGCTCACACAAGGTGCAATAAGAATATTAAAATCATCACTGTAATGTTTGGCTTCTAAAGCGGCAAATGCAAGTGCACCGTGGACACCGCTCGTTTCATAACCGTGAATACCACCGGTAATTAAAATTGTTGGTTTATTGCTATCCCAATTACGCGATTTTATCGAAAAAAGTGGGTATTTATCAGGGGCATAAGACAGAGCACCATACTGAGTGATATCAAAATCATTTTTCAATGCATCAATTTTTGTCACAACTTGCTCAAGGTAAGAACGTTTAATGGTTGTTTGTGCTAACCATTGTGCTTTTTCGACGCTTCCCCAAGCTTTACCTGCTTCACCAATGTGGTAGGTAGATGACTGCATTATTGCCTTCCTATTGTAATTTTAAATTAAATAACTTTTTACATTATGCTTAAGTTTTTGGCAAATATGGTTTTATTCATAATGAATAGTGTTGCTATAGATATAAGGTAAGTTTATATCGAAAAATAATAGATGAATATTATTTATTAAACTCAATCAGGAGGTTGCAGTGAATTAAAGATTCTTGCCTTTTTATACAAGTAATTAAAGGCTCAATATTAAGTTGCAATAACAACATATAAAAAATATTGTCATACAAATCAAAGGGGATATATTTAGTTCGTTTTCACAAATAACATAATAGGAAAAGACGATGAGTACTATCTTAAATGAATTACAAGTTGAAGATGCAAAATTACACCTTACTCGTCCTCTAGCCACACCTACAGATTTAAGTGTAGACGCGACTAAAGAGATCAGTGGTGCACTAACAGCGATCCTTGCTGATGTTTATGCAATTTATATGAAGACTAAAAACTTCCATTGGCATATGAGTGGTGCACATTTCCGTGATTATCACTTAATGCTTGATGAGCAAAGTGTTCAATTGTTTGCAATGACCGATGACATTGCTGAACGTGTGCGTAAAATTGGTGGAAAAACTTTACGCTCTATTGGTGAAATCTCACGTATGCAGCGTATTTTAGACAATGATGCTGATTATGTTGAACCTGCAGATATGCTTGCTGAACTTTGTAGTGATAACAAACAATTAGCTGCAGAACTTCGTGCAGCGCATACTTTGTGTGATGACTGTGGAGATTATTCATCAGTGAGTATGATTGATAATTGGATCGATCAAACCGAGCGTCGTGTTTGGTTCCTTTATGAATCATATTGTCATTGATAAGAATCTCTGTCTATTACGATAGAAAATGAAGCTTCTCTATAAAATATAATAGAGAAGCTTTTTTATTATATTTGTAGCAAGTTGCATTGATAAATAAAGAATAAAAAGAGAAACATCAAACCATAACGATGAAACAAAGTGTTATGTTTGAAAAAAGTTGGTTTATTTTTTGCAGTTATTCATCCTTCACAGTGGGAGAGATGAATGAGTATTGTTGCAGGTGTGATTTCAGAATCTTGGACTTCAGATTTATTGCTCATAAAAAAAGAGATCGCTCAACATTTATCGCGTAATCCGACCGATATAAGGCATGAGTATTTCGATAATCACTTGTATTTTTGCCGAGTCGCCATTGATTGTCATCGAGAATCGAGCTGGGCTGAAAATCATTTACGCTTTTCTATGGTTCTTGGACATACCTTAATGTCTTCTTCACTAACTCAAGATGTTAATACGCTTTTGCAGCAGAACCTCTCGAATTTCCCACAATTATTGGCTAAGGCTCAAGGTACGTATTGCGTGTTAGATTATAACAAGCAACAACGAGCACTAACTATTTTTGCCGATAGCTTAGCAATACGTCCGCTTTATTATATGAAATATAAAGGGAGCGTAATTTTTAGTTCCTGTTTACGTTTGTTCAATGAATTGAGTGTGACGTTAACAACTAATTTAGCGGGGGCGACTGAATATGCGGTAATCGGTTATTCACTTGGTAATAAAACCCACTATAACGAAGTGTACTCTATCCAACCGGGAGAAAAATTAACCTTAACAAGCGATTCACTTGTTAAAGAGCGGTACTTTCGATGGTCTGATATGCCGTTTAATTGTATTGATGATAGTGAAGGAACACTTCAGTTAGATCATGCCTTTAAGCAAGCGGTCGACCTAGCAATAGGTAATGATCTTCATGCGATCAGTACACTGTCAGGTGGGTTAGATTCTCGTGTTATTGTCGCTGAGTTGTTAAAGCGCGGAATAAAATTAGAATGCATGAACTTTTCCTATCAACGGTCGCAAGATGAGGTTTATGCCGAAGTTTTTGCACAATGCCATGATTTTCCACTGCATATTGTGAATGTCAGTGATACTCAAGAGCAGAGTATCGAGCAACGTTTAGGACATTATTGGCGAGCGACACAGTATCCATTTTATCTGCAAGTGGAGAGGCCTAGGCTAGTATGGTCGGGTAATGGTGGCAGTGTATGTATTGGTATGGTGTTTTGTGATGATCATATTCTTGCTGCATGTGCCAGTGGTGATCCTTTTGCAGTGGCAAAAGCATATTTAAAACATCAGCATGCTTATATTCCTAAGCGAATGGTAAAACAAGGTGCGAAATTGCAGCAGCAGTTAGAGCAAAATATCGTTGAGTGCTTATGTCAGTACTCACACTTACCATTAGATAAAGCTTTTCAACTCTTTTTGTGGGAAAACGATCAACACCAACATATCGCTCCTGCACTAGAAGATATGGATAAATTTCGATTAGATTTTCACTTACCGTTCTACAGTAAAGCGATGCTGGAAGTGATGTTCGCGTTACCGGTATCTTCAGCGGTAAAACATCAACTCTATATGAAATGGCTTAATCAGTCATATTCAGAAGCGTTACTTACGCCGTGGCAAACCTACCCAGGACATTTACCTTGTCCGCTAAAAAATAATCTATTACCGCCGTTAAGCCAGTGGCAGTTAGCGTCTAATGTTAGAAATAAACTGGATCTACTGAAAATAGGCGTCAGCACTTTATTTGATGCGAAAGGTGAGTTTTATAATCGTCATTACCTAGGGGCTAATTGCGTACTGACAGCATTAGGATTATACCGTGGTGAATCAACATTGAATGTTGTTAAGCGTATGAATCAAGTCCTGAAATCCCCTCATTAGTAATCATAGGCAGAGTTAGCTAAAATACGCAGCCTAGTTATCGACAGTGATGAGTTCTGCGTTATATGCGATTTTTAAAACTATCTGTTCACCCTGATCTTACCAATATTGACTTTAATACAACGGACTTAGCTATATTTCAACGCGATGCCGCAAGAGCCATTGTATTAAATGGTGAAGATATTTTGATGTTATACACAGAGCGTTATCATGATTACACCTTACCTGGTGGTGGCATTGACGCTGGAGAAGATAAAGTCGAAGGGTTGATCCGAGAATTACAAGAAGAAACTGGCGCAAGAAATATTCGAGATATTAAAGCGTTTGGTCAATATGACGAATATCGTCCTTGGTATAAACCAGATCATGATGTGGTTAATATGAAATCATACTGTTACGTTTGTACTATTGATAAAGAGTTAGGCGCAACTCGCTTTGAAGATTACGAAATTAAAAATGGCATGAAGCCGGTATGGATCAATATTTTTGATGCTATAGCGCATAATGAAGAGACGATTAAACATTCTGAGAAAAAGGGTATGTCGATTGAGCGTGAAACCTTTTTATTGAAACTGATAGCAGAAGAGCTCATCACTGTTAATGCATAAAAAACGGAGGCATTGAGCCTCCGTTGTATTGAAATCAGTTCGTGATTATTTCACTTTCTTAAATGTCACGGTGTGGCGTTCAGAGCTGATAATCAATGTGTTCTGGTTCACTAGATAATCTGATGGACCTGTTAGCATTCTTTTTACGAATCCATCAACAATAGCTTGTTCGTTTTGAATACACATTTTACGGGTCGATGCTAAATTTTTAGTCAGTAAATTCTGGCCAGTTAGTGTCAGCTTGCCTTTTAATGTATTACAACCGTGGTAAGTGACGGTTAAGTTATTATCAATCACTAATTCTGGCTGCTTAGGTAATGCATCTACAGGCTCTGAATGCCCATCAATCGCCATTACTGCCCATGTGCTTGGAAGCGCAGCAGCATCTTTAGGGGAAGAGCTACAACCAGTTAATAGTGATGTCAGGAAAAGCGTACTTAATAAAATCTTTTTCATTATATTTCTCATGTCGTACAGCAAGAAGGTGCGTTAGATACAGATGTTGACGATGATAAAGAGGCAACGGTCAATAGTCAGATGTGTCAATAATAACGCAATATTGTTCTGTGTCTTGCTTACAAAAGTCAGATGAACATTAAAACTAAACAAGCCATGAAGTGTGACAAATAACCGTAAAAATGTAAACGGCATCTTTTTTTTATTTGTATGTTTTTATTAATCCGTAAATATATGAATAATAGGTGTACTCATTATTTTTAAGGATAATTATTTAATGCAGAAGGTTACGCTAAGTTCACCCACTGGAGATAAGTATATAACGCCATCAAAAGTGGTATGTGTTGGTCGAAATTACGTTGAACATATCCACGAGTTAAATAATGAAGTCCCTACGCAACTTGTCTTGTTTGCTAAACCCAATTCTGCCATTTCTCAACAACTCAATGCTAAGCATAGTAACGATTCCGTACATTATGAAGTTGAAATTTGTTTTATGTACCAACAAGGTCAGTTTATGGCTGCAGGAGTGGGGATTGATTTAACAAAACGAGAATTACAAGCGAGCTTAAAACAAAAGGGCCTACCGTGGGAACGAGCAAAAGCGTTTGATGGTTCCGTGCTTTTTAGTGATTTCGTACCACTTCCTAATATTACTGAAACGGAATTCGAAGTGGTGTTTGAACGACAACAAGACGTTTTACAGCGTGGAGTCAGCTCTCAAATGATCACAAAGCCTGCCGCTATTTTGCAGGAGATCCAATCATTCATGACATTAGAAGATGGTGATATTGTTATGACGGGTACACCAAAAGGTGTCGGTGAAGTAAATGCTGGTGGGCATTACACTGCGAGCCTTTATATTGATGGGCAAAGAGTGGTCGCTCAGTCATGGGTTGCGGTATAGCGCTATAATAACCTGATTTTAATTGACAAAAATTTCGTATATTTACAGCTAAGCATTGTTACAATACTTAGCTGTTTTTCTATGTGAAGAAAGTAATGTTTCAGCAAGAGCATGTGATTAAATTAGCAAATATGAAAATGCCGTTTGGTAAGTACGCTGGTCGAATCCTTATCGACTTACCTGAAGAGTATTTATTGTGGTTTCAGAAACAAGGCTTTCCTGAAGGGGAGTTAGGAATGCTGATGGCTTTGGCGCTTGATTTTAAAATTGAAGGTCTAGAAAGCGTGATTCGACCATTACGTAGAGACTAGGCGTTGTTTCAATACAGGTAATAGAAAAGATTTTTAAATGAAAAAAGTACTCTCATCTATATTGCTGTTTTTTGGTGGATTGACACTGTCAGGTTGTGCCCAGCATTATGCGGCAATCAGTGATATTCCGTTTTCTGATGCTAACTTTAAACGTTGCGTTATTTTACAAGGCAAAGCATATAGCGAACAGATTACTGAGTTGAAATGTGACGGTTTACATATATCAAAAATTAAAGAATTGAGTAATTTTCCGAACTTACAGCAGTTAGATTTAGCGAATAATCACTTAACTCAGCTTGATATTAGCCATAACCCTAAATTAGAACTTCTTAGTGTTGAACATAATCAGCTTAGCAAATTGAAAACTAAATATAATAAACAATTAAAAGTGCTAAATGTAAGTTTTAATCACTTAACATCGCTTGATGTGAGAAAAAATAAAGAACTCACGTATTTAAATTATTCGGGAAATCATATTAAAGATGTTGATATTAAAAATAATCCAAACTTATTAGCACCTTATGATAAAACCTATGTCACTAATGGCCCATCTAATTAATTTTTTCAAAATCAGATAAGGAAGTCATTTTATGTTTAACGGAATACATCATGTTGCGATCATATGCTCTGATTATCAGCGATCTAAGTACTTCTACAGTCAAATATTAAAACTAGAGATCATCAATGAAACTTATAGACCGCAACGTCAGTCGTACAAATTAGATCTACGTTTGCCGGATAATAGCCAAGTAGAACTGTTTTCTTTCCCTGATGCGCCTAAAAGACCCAGTTATCCTGAGGCGCAAGGACTACGTCATCTGGCGTTTTCTGTGGATAATGTGGAATCTGTTGTGGCATATCTAGTTGATCATGATATTGAAGTAGAAGCTATCCGCATTGATGAGTTAACGGGAAAGAAATTTACTTTTTTTAGCGATCCAGATGGATTACCACTTGAGTTGTATCAGTCTTAACTTTAAGAAGTGTAGGTTTTTAGCTAACAAAGATATGCATATAAAGGTATATTGTGTTGGTTAATAATTAAACATTGGAAGGGACGTGATGCGCAGAATTATATTTAATCAGAAAGGTGGGGTAGGTAAATCAAGTATTACCGTAAATTTAGCGGCTATTAGTGCGGCGAAAGGGCACAAGACATTAGTGATAGATCTCGATGTCCAAGGTAATTCAAGCCACTATTTGGGGTATGATATTAATCAAAAAAGCGATAAAACCATTGCTGATTTACTCAATCAAACCGCCTCTTGGTTTTCAATGGCATCACCAACATTAGATTACCCCCAACCGACTGATTATGAAAATTTATTCCTCATTCCATCGAGTCCTAAATTAGATAAATTAGAGCCAGAATTAGAGCGCCGCTATAAGATCTATAAGTTACGTGAAACATTAGATGAATTAGAAAAAGAATATGAACACATTTATATTGATACCCCACCAAACCTAAATTTTTATACTAAGTCGGGATTAATTGCGGCGCATAACTTATTGATCCCATTTGATTGTGATAGTTTTTCACAACAGGCATTGATCAATTTAATGGACAATTTAGCAGAGCTTCGAGACGATCATAATCGTGAGTTGTCATTAGAAGGTATTGTGGTCAATATGTTTAATGCTCAGGCAAACTTTCCTCGTCAGATTATTGAAAGCGTTAAAGAGTTAGGCTTCCCAGTATTAGAGCCTTATCTACCTCAATCGATCAAAATGAAAGAATCACATTTTCAACAAATTCCGCTTATTCATTTCCAACCAAAGCATAAATTAACCCAGCAATTTTCTCTATTACATCAACAATTAAGTGATGCTAAACAAGCCGTTAAAAATTAGCCGTATTTTTTATTGCTTACAATTAAAAAGAGCGAGATTAATGCTCGTTCTTTTTCTGGTTAGTCATCTTTGTTGGGAAAATGTTTTTCGTATTCTTCCATAAAATCTTGTCGAATTTCTTGCTCTAAATGAGTCGCTTGCTCTGTTGGACAAAATAACATGAAGTGAACAATTTGTTCGCCTGTCGCGCCACTACTTATATGGATATGTGGTTCTGAGCCCGGTAAATCAACACCTGCATGTTTTTCTATCATACTGTTATAGCGACGAGCGACGTCAATAAAATCTTCACAATGATGCTCTATTTTTTTGACCATAGTTGGTAGTAAAGGGTAGAGGTTGAGGAAATTGGGTACTACGATAGAAAAGTTATGGTAAACATAACGCTTCATAAAATTGAGGTTTTTTACTGGGTAAGTGAAAAACATGCTGTTGGGTAAGGTTGCTGTTTTTCCTGTGTAATGATATTGGCCATGATGAAGATCGATCTCTTGGATAACCGTTGCCATCATATTGTGTTCGATGACTTCGCCACATAACTTGCCCACTTCAATCCAGTCACCGATTCGAAACGAACGTGAGCTTGCGCGTTGAATTGATCCTGTAATACAAAGAATAATTTCTTTCGATGCGACAACAATGGCAACCGCGATCGCTGTGACAGATAAGGCAAACTCATTAATTTCTGAGCGCCAAAGGATGAAGAGTAAAAGGATAAGAATAGAAAAGGTGCCATTTTTGGTTCTAGACATCCATTTTCGTTGTTCTTCTGAAAGAAAGAGTTCTTCCCCTCGAATTTTGGTCAAAACCAGACGACGGATCAGTGAAACAATCACAATGATCAGAGCACTTAGCAGTAATTTGTGTGCGATGAGGAAGTTAATAACTTCCATAACCTTATCCATCGTTATTCCTTTTTATCTCAATACATCAATAAAGAGTTATATCAAAAAAAACAGATGGATGTGTTAGATAAATCAAAACTTTATAGAGGCTGGTATAAGACAACTTGGTATTTGGAAATGATGTATAGAGAAAAAGTGATAAAAAAAGGAGCGA
This genomic window from Photobacterium angustum contains:
- a CDS encoding methylated-DNA--[protein]-cysteine S-methyltransferase translates to MDIFFKHIDSPLGQMTITANDNALLSVWFESHTIPSLHHAIFKPDHAILLQCEEQLAEYFSGNRKQFSVPLSFQGTQFQERVWQTLTTIPYGQTWHYQQLANAIDNPNACRAVGSANGKNTLSVIVPCHRVITKSGNLGGYAGGNHIKQQLLALEKQFK
- a CDS encoding M14 family metallopeptidase yields the protein MQSSTYHIGEAGKAWGSVEKAQWLAQTTIKRSYLEQVVTKIDALKNDFDITQYGALSYAPDKYPLFSIKSRNWDSNKPTILITGGIHGYETSGVHGALAFAALEAKHYSDDFNILIAPCVSPWGYETINRWNPNAVDPNRSFIPNSPAEESAALMRLVQDQKTSFLAHIDLHETTDTDESEFRPALAARDGKEYIEDSVPDGFYVVGDTENPQDAFQTAIIDEVRHVTHIAPPDDNGNIIGEAITQEGVINYPLKALGLCASVTDALYTSTTEVYPDSPRVTEKECNMAQVAAIKGALDYLKQHVK
- a CDS encoding Dps family protein — encoded protein: MSTILNELQVEDAKLHLTRPLATPTDLSVDATKEISGALTAILADVYAIYMKTKNFHWHMSGAHFRDYHLMLDEQSVQLFAMTDDIAERVRKIGGKTLRSIGEISRMQRILDNDADYVEPADMLAELCSDNKQLAAELRAAHTLCDDCGDYSSVSMIDNWIDQTERRVWFLYESYCH
- a CDS encoding asparagine synthase-related protein; amino-acid sequence: MSIVAGVISESWTSDLLLIKKEIAQHLSRNPTDIRHEYFDNHLYFCRVAIDCHRESSWAENHLRFSMVLGHTLMSSSLTQDVNTLLQQNLSNFPQLLAKAQGTYCVLDYNKQQRALTIFADSLAIRPLYYMKYKGSVIFSSCLRLFNELSVTLTTNLAGATEYAVIGYSLGNKTHYNEVYSIQPGEKLTLTSDSLVKERYFRWSDMPFNCIDDSEGTLQLDHAFKQAVDLAIGNDLHAISTLSGGLDSRVIVAELLKRGIKLECMNFSYQRSQDEVYAEVFAQCHDFPLHIVNVSDTQEQSIEQRLGHYWRATQYPFYLQVERPRLVWSGNGGSVCIGMVFCDDHILAACASGDPFAVAKAYLKHQHAYIPKRMVKQGAKLQQQLEQNIVECLCQYSHLPLDKAFQLFLWENDQHQHIAPALEDMDKFRLDFHLPFYSKAMLEVMFALPVSSAVKHQLYMKWLNQSYSEALLTPWQTYPGHLPCPLKNNLLPPLSQWQLASNVRNKLDLLKIGVSTLFDAKGEFYNRHYLGANCVLTALGLYRGESTLNVVKRMNQVLKSPH
- a CDS encoding NUDIX hydrolase; protein product: MRFLKLSVHPDLTNIDFNTTDLAIFQRDAARAIVLNGEDILMLYTERYHDYTLPGGGIDAGEDKVEGLIRELQEETGARNIRDIKAFGQYDEYRPWYKPDHDVVNMKSYCYVCTIDKELGATRFEDYEIKNGMKPVWINIFDAIAHNEETIKHSEKKGMSIERETFLLKLIAEELITVNA
- a CDS encoding META domain-containing protein, producing the protein MKKILLSTLFLTSLLTGCSSSPKDAAALPSTWAVMAIDGHSEPVDALPKQPELVIDNNLTVTYHGCNTLKGKLTLTGQNLLTKNLASTRKMCIQNEQAIVDGFVKRMLTGPSDYLVNQNTLIISSERHTVTFKKVK
- a CDS encoding fumarylacetoacetate hydrolase family protein, which produces MQKVTLSSPTGDKYITPSKVVCVGRNYVEHIHELNNEVPTQLVLFAKPNSAISQQLNAKHSNDSVHYEVEICFMYQQGQFMAAGVGIDLTKRELQASLKQKGLPWERAKAFDGSVLFSDFVPLPNITETEFEVVFERQQDVLQRGVSSQMITKPAAILQEIQSFMTLEDGDIVMTGTPKGVGEVNAGGHYTASLYIDGQRVVAQSWVAV
- a CDS encoding DUF3820 family protein — encoded protein: MFQQEHVIKLANMKMPFGKYAGRILIDLPEEYLLWFQKQGFPEGELGMLMALALDFKIEGLESVIRPLRRD
- the gloA2 gene encoding SMU1112c/YaeR family gloxylase I-like metalloprotein is translated as MFNGIHHVAIICSDYQRSKYFYSQILKLEIINETYRPQRQSYKLDLRLPDNSQVELFSFPDAPKRPSYPEAQGLRHLAFSVDNVESVVAYLVDHDIEVEAIRIDELTGKKFTFFSDPDGLPLELYQS
- a CDS encoding ParA family protein produces the protein MRRIIFNQKGGVGKSSITVNLAAISAAKGHKTLVIDLDVQGNSSHYLGYDINQKSDKTIADLLNQTASWFSMASPTLDYPQPTDYENLFLIPSSPKLDKLEPELERRYKIYKLRETLDELEKEYEHIYIDTPPNLNFYTKSGLIAAHNLLIPFDCDSFSQQALINLMDNLAELRDDHNRELSLEGIVVNMFNAQANFPRQIIESVKELGFPVLEPYLPQSIKMKESHFQQIPLIHFQPKHKLTQQFSLLHQQLSDAKQAVKN
- a CDS encoding mechanosensitive ion channel family protein encodes the protein MDKVMEVINFLIAHKLLLSALIIVIVSLIRRLVLTKIRGEELFLSEEQRKWMSRTKNGTFSILILLLFILWRSEINEFALSVTAIAVAIVVASKEIILCITGSIQRASSRSFRIGDWIEVGKLCGEVIEHNMMATVIQEIDLHHGQYHYTGKTATLPNSMFFTYPVKNLNFMKRYVYHNFSIVVPNFLNLYPLLPTMVKKIEHHCEDFIDVARRYNSMIEKHAGVDLPGSEPHIHISSGATGEQIVHFMLFCPTEQATHLEQEIRQDFMEEYEKHFPNKDD